From Paenibacillus graminis:
AACATTGCAGGTTAATCCGGGGGAAGCTGCCGAGTTCGGCATCGCTTTGCGCATTCCTTCCTGGAGCAGCAGTGCGGAGATCAGGGTGGGCGGCGAGACGCTGAGTCTGGATGAGAGTGTGCAGCAGGGATACTGCGTGATCCGCCGGGTCTGGAATGCCGGAGACACGATTGAGCTGAAGCTGCCGATGGAAGCGCACCGGGTCTATGCCCACCCAGAGCTGCGGGCAGATGCCGGGAAGACCGCTATCCAGCGCGGCCCGCTGGTCTACTGTCTGGAAGCTGCCGATAACGGCACGCCGCTGAACTCGATTGCATTACATGAATCTGCTCCGTTCACAGAGCATTTTGAAGATTCACTGTTGGGCGGTGCAGTAGTGGTAAAAGGCCAAGGCAGCCGGATAGAGCAGGCAGGCTGGAGCGGCGGCTTATACAGCAGAGCGAAGGCCCCTGTGGAAGCCGCTACGATCACGGCCATTCCCTATTATCTGTGGGGCAACCGCGGCAGCGGCGAGATGAAAGTATGGATTCCGGAGAGTAAGGCGTAAGCTGAGCCGGATTAAGATGTGGGATCACATGGAATCATAGAATGATAAATCAAAAGCCACCCGGCGTACAGCTTCGGCAGCGTACGCTGGGTGGCTTTTAGTGCGTAGGAAGTTGAAGACTACAAAAAATGTGGACGGTTTGTTCTGCGATGTTAAGTCTGACCCGCGGGAAAAAGTACGGATAAACGAAAAATAAGTATACTAAACAACAATTAAGTATTATTTATCAATCTAAATATATTGTAAAACAATAAATGTTGTGTTAAATTCAGAGTTGAGGAACGGAAGAGAGGTTAAGCCACCCGGCGCAGAAGAGGAGAGTATATTATTGAAATCCATAATACAGCTGCTGCATTTTGGCTATCATCAAGCGATGAGCTGCATATTTCCTGTTGCGATTTTTGGAACTTTAGCTCTTTCCAGCGCAATCGGGCTGCCCTTCATTTACCGTTATGATGCCATTCTTTTGATCCTGGTTGCCGTGCAGTACCTTATGTACCGCAGTGGGTTAGAAACCATCGACGAGATCAAAGTGATCTGCGTATTTCATGTGATTGGTTTGCTGCTGGAAATCTATAAGGTAAGGATGGGATCATGGGCATACCCTGAGCCCGGGTTAACGAAGCTGCTCGGTGTGCCGCTCTATAGCGGGTTCATGTATGCGAGTGTAGCAAGCTTTATGTGCCAGATATGGCGCAGACTGAAGATGGACATGAACGGCTGGCCGGGGCTTGCTGCTGCGGGATTACTGGGAGGAGCTATCTATCTGAACTTTTTTACACATCATTTTATTCCTGATTTCCGCTGGTGGCTGACGGCGCTTGTGCTGATTGTCTTTTGGAGAACATGGATCATCTACCGGGTTCGGAACACCACTTATCGGATGCCCTTGACCCTTGCTTTTTTCATTGTAGGTTTTTTTATCTGGTTAGCTGAAAATATAGCTACATTTTTTAATGCTTGGAGATATCCCAACCAATATCAGGCCTGGCATCTGGTCAGCTTCAGCAAGATCAGTTCGTGGTTCCTGCTGGTTATCATTAGCGTCATTATTGTTGCCCAGCTTAAACATGTCAAAGCCGGGCGGGAAACGAAAAATCTGATATAGTGCAGCCTATGCGTCCTATCCATTTGCAGGGCAATAAGCGAAAGAAACAGCGGCAGTCACAGGCGAGAAAAAAGACCTGGGCTGCCGCTGTATTGCTGTATTATTGAACTCCCTCAGTACGATTCAGTTTTCTCACGAATGTTCATTTAAGGCTTATTTCCGTGAGAATTTCATGAACCAGCTGAGCCGTTGCTGTCTTCCCGGACCCTGGTCATCCCTCCATCAAGACTAACTTCGATTTCATAATGAAAAACGGGCTCCCCTTTATACAAAAAGAGAAGCCCGGTGGCCTTTACAAATTACGAACTGTGCTGACGCTGCAGAAGTTAATTAGCCCAGCTCTACAACGACATGATGCACCGCGCCGTCGCCCACAGGGGCGATGATGTTGCCTTCAACGGCTGCGCCGTCGAGAGTGAGGCCGGCTACGCCTTTAGAGACATGGTTCGGATTCTTGATCTGAATCACGTAGGTATCTCCACGGAAGACGCGGGTGATTTCGAAGCTGTCCCACTCTGCAGGGATACAAGGATCGATTTTCAGACCGGCGAAATCCGCCTGAATCCCGAGAATCGACTGAGTAATCGCTACATAGTTCCAGGCAGCAGTACCTGTCAGCCAGGAGTTTTTTGCTTCCCCGTGGCGTACAGCATCTTTACCTGCGATCATTTGCGAGTACACATACGGTTCCATCCGGTGAACTTCGCTGATGTCTTCCAGATAAGCGGGAGCAATTTTTTTATAGATATCAAAAGCTCTGTCGCCATGGCCCAGTACGGTTTCGGCAATCATAATCCATGGGTTGTTGTGGCAGAAAATACCGGCATTTTCCTTGTAGCCCGGAGGGTATGTGGAAATTTCACCCAGGTTCAGATAGTACTTGGAGTAAGGGGGCTGCTGCAAAACGATACCATATTTCGTATCCAGACGTTCCTGTACGGAAGTCAGCGCTTTGGCGGCCTGCCCGTCCTCCACGCCGATGCCGGCCATTACGCAAATCCCTTGCGGCTCGATGAAGATCTGGCCTTCCTCATTTTCCTTGCTGCCGATTTTGTCGCCATAGTGGTCGTAAGCGCGCAGGAACCAGTCCCCGTCGAAGCCGTGGGTCAGCGTAATTTCACGCATGTTGTTGATCTTCGCAACCGCATCCGCAGCGACATCCTCAAGTCCGCGCATCCGGCAGATTTCGGCATAATCCGGTCCAACGAAGACGAACAGACCTGCGATAAACACGGATTCCGCTACGCCGCCTGCGATATTCTCAGTCGTCTGGAACGATTCGCCCGGTTCAGTGGAGAAGCAGTTCAGATTCAGACAGTCATTCCAGTCCGCGCGTCCGATCAGCGGCAGGCCGTGCGGTCCGAGGTTGTTGGTCACGTGCTCGAAGGAGCGCTTCAAATGCTCGAACAGGGTTGCGGTATTGTCCGGGTTGCTGTCAAAAGGAACCTGCTCATCCAGAATGGAATAGTCACCGGTTTCCTTGATGTAAGCAGCCGTCCCGGAGATCAGCCAGAGCGGATCGTCATTGAAGCCGGAGCCGACTTCGTTGTTGCCTTTTTTGGTGAGCGGCTGGTACTGGTGATACGCGCTGCCGTCTTCGAACTGGGTGGCGGCGATATCCAGGATACGTTCTCTGGCCCGCTCAGGAATCTGGTGCACGAACCCGAGCAAGTCCTGGTTGGAGTCACGGAAGCCCATGCCGCGGCCAATCCCGGATTCAAAATAGGATGCCGAACGGGACATGTTGAAGGTAACCATACACTGGTACGGGTTCCAGATGTTAACCATGCGGTTAAGCTTCTCGTCGCCGCTCTGAATTTGATATTTGGACAGCAGGTTATCCCAGTGTGCAGCCAGAACGGCAAGAGCAGCATCTACCTGGGCGTCTGTAGCGAACTGTTCGATGACAGCCAGCGCCGGTTTTTTGTTGATAACGTTCAGCGCTTCCCATTTCTGGTCTTCCGGATTTTCGATGTAGCCGAGTACGAAGATGAAGCTTTGCTCTTCGCCAGGTTCCAGCGTGATGTTCAGGGCAT
This genomic window contains:
- a CDS encoding DUF817 domain-containing protein, translated to MKSIIQLLHFGYHQAMSCIFPVAIFGTLALSSAIGLPFIYRYDAILLILVAVQYLMYRSGLETIDEIKVICVFHVIGLLLEIYKVRMGSWAYPEPGLTKLLGVPLYSGFMYASVASFMCQIWRRLKMDMNGWPGLAAAGLLGGAIYLNFFTHHFIPDFRWWLTALVLIVFWRTWIIYRVRNTTYRMPLTLAFFIVGFFIWLAENIATFFNAWRYPNQYQAWHLVSFSKISSWFLLVIISVIIVAQLKHVKAGRETKNLI
- a CDS encoding GH36-type glycosyl hydrolase domain-containing protein, whose protein sequence is MKFGTFDDTRKEYVINTPKTPYPWINYLGNEQFFGLISNTAGGYTFYRDARMRRLTRYRYNNIPLDTGGRYYYLYDDGDFWTPGWMPVKRDLDFYECRHGLGYTSITGERNGISVNQLAFVPMGHNAEVHRLVVKNTGSAQKSVKLFSFAEFCLWNAQDDMTNFQRNLSTGEVEVKDSVIYHKTEYRERRNHYAFYSVNKEIAGFDTDRESFVGMYNGLDAPQAVAAGEAANSVASGWSPIGSHALNITLEPGEEQSFIFVLGYIENPEDQKWEALNVINKKPALAVIEQFATDAQVDAALAVLAAHWDNLLSKYQIQSGDEKLNRMVNIWNPYQCMVTFNMSRSASYFESGIGRGMGFRDSNQDLLGFVHQIPERARERILDIAATQFEDGSAYHQYQPLTKKGNNEVGSGFNDDPLWLISGTAAYIKETGDYSILDEQVPFDSNPDNTATLFEHLKRSFEHVTNNLGPHGLPLIGRADWNDCLNLNCFSTEPGESFQTTENIAGGVAESVFIAGLFVFVGPDYAEICRMRGLEDVAADAVAKINNMREITLTHGFDGDWFLRAYDHYGDKIGSKENEEGQIFIEPQGICVMAGIGVEDGQAAKALTSVQERLDTKYGIVLQQPPYSKYYLNLGEISTYPPGYKENAGIFCHNNPWIMIAETVLGHGDRAFDIYKKIAPAYLEDISEVHRMEPYVYSQMIAGKDAVRHGEAKNSWLTGTAAWNYVAITQSILGIQADFAGLKIDPCIPAEWDSFEITRVFRGDTYVIQIKNPNHVSKGVAGLTLDGAAVEGNIIAPVGDGAVHHVVVELG